The following coding sequences lie in one Microvirga sp. 17 mud 1-3 genomic window:
- a CDS encoding branched-chain amino acid ABC transporter permease — protein MTATLFLIQTLNGLQFGLILFLIAAGLTLVFGVMDFINLAHGVQYMVGAYLVAAFSAWTGNFGLALLLALPTALAFGLLLEVLVFRHLYDRDHLDQVLATFGVIVFLNQAVKFVWGAAPLNVPVPEILSGSIEIADGLLYPVYRIAIILAGLAVAGLLYILVSHTRVGMLVRAGATNPQMVSALGVNIRRLFMVVFGFGAMLAGFAGAMVAPILSVEPGMGDNILILAFVVIVIGGIGSIRGAFLAAILIGLVDTVGRSFAPNLLRFFLDPATASQTGRAIAPMLIYIFMAAILFFRPSGLFPAKR, from the coding sequence ATGACAGCGACACTCTTTCTTATCCAGACCTTGAACGGCCTTCAGTTCGGGCTCATCCTGTTCCTCATCGCCGCGGGCCTCACGCTCGTCTTCGGCGTCATGGATTTCATCAACCTGGCCCACGGGGTCCAGTACATGGTCGGCGCCTATCTGGTCGCGGCCTTCAGCGCCTGGACGGGCAATTTCGGCTTGGCGCTGCTCCTGGCGCTGCCGACCGCCCTCGCGTTCGGCCTGCTGCTGGAAGTCCTCGTTTTCCGCCACCTCTACGACCGGGACCATCTGGACCAGGTGCTCGCCACCTTCGGGGTCATCGTCTTTCTGAACCAGGCCGTGAAGTTCGTGTGGGGCGCTGCGCCTCTCAACGTTCCGGTTCCGGAGATTCTGTCCGGCTCCATCGAGATCGCCGACGGGCTGCTCTACCCAGTCTATCGGATCGCCATCATCCTGGCAGGCCTCGCGGTAGCCGGACTGCTCTATATCCTCGTCAGTCACACCCGAGTCGGCATGCTGGTGCGCGCCGGCGCCACCAACCCGCAGATGGTCTCGGCCCTTGGGGTCAACATCCGGCGCCTGTTCATGGTGGTGTTCGGTTTCGGCGCCATGCTGGCCGGCTTCGCGGGCGCCATGGTGGCGCCGATCCTCTCGGTCGAGCCCGGAATGGGCGACAACATCCTCATCCTGGCCTTCGTGGTGATTGTGATCGGCGGAATCGGCTCGATCCGCGGCGCCTTCCTGGCCGCGATCCTCATCGGTCTCGTGGACACGGTGGGACGTTCCTTCGCGCCGAACCTGTTGAGGTTCTTCCTGGATCCGGCGACCGCCAGCCAGACCGGGCGGGCCATCGCGCCCATGCTGATCTATATCTTCATGGCCGCCATCCTGTTCTTCCGCCCTTCCGGGCTGTTTCCCGCCAAGCGCTAG
- a CDS encoding DUF192 domain-containing protein, which translates to MLRGARTFALALTLGAAASVSVVAQQALEDLAVVTQGGQRQAFQVEVARNDADRAQGLMYRRSMPANHGMLFDFGRVQPVSMWMQNTYLPLDMLFIRPDGTIARIAANTEPLSTRTIPSGEPVLAVLELNAGTAAKLGIKAGDRVEHSLFKR; encoded by the coding sequence ATGCTGCGCGGCGCGCGGACCTTTGCGCTGGCCCTGACGCTCGGGGCCGCAGCCTCCGTCTCGGTCGTGGCGCAACAGGCGTTGGAAGACCTTGCCGTCGTGACCCAGGGCGGTCAGCGCCAGGCTTTCCAGGTGGAGGTCGCCCGCAACGACGCGGACCGGGCACAGGGGCTCATGTATCGTCGGTCCATGCCAGCCAACCACGGAATGCTGTTCGATTTCGGGCGCGTCCAGCCGGTCTCCATGTGGATGCAGAATACCTACCTGCCCCTCGACATGCTGTTCATCCGGCCCGATGGGACCATCGCGCGGATCGCCGCCAACACGGAACCCCTGTCTACCCGCACGATTCCCTCCGGTGAGCCCGTCCTGGCCGTTCTCGAGCTCAATGCCGGCACGGCGGCCAAACTGGGAATCAAAGCCGGCGACCGGGTGGAGCATTCCCTTTTCAAGCGCTGA
- a CDS encoding ABC transporter substrate-binding protein, which yields MNLTIKSLGLAAAFGLAASPTMAQEKLKIGLLLTLSGPSAVLGQQARDGFQLAMKDLGGKLGGREAEVIIVDDELKPDVAVTKVKGLLERDKVDFVVGPIFSNVAVAVHKPIVDSKTFYISTNAGPSNLAGKSCNPYFFATSYQNDQNHEVLGKVAQDRGYKKVYLLAPNYQAGKDALAGFKRHYKGEIVEESYVPLNTLDFQSELAKIASMKPDAIFTFMPGGMGVNLVKQYRAAGLADRIPFLSAFTVDESALPAQQDAAVGMYGGSNWAPNLDTPENKKFVKDYEAAYNSVPGSYSMHAYDAALLIDSALKATGGKTDDKDALRAAIKKADFKSLRGDFKFGSNGFPIQDFYLVKVAKRPDGKFQTEIEEKVFDDYTDAYAKECAATN from the coding sequence ATGAATCTGACAATCAAAAGCCTTGGTCTTGCGGCCGCCTTCGGCCTCGCGGCATCGCCGACCATGGCGCAGGAGAAGCTGAAGATCGGCCTGCTTCTGACCCTTTCGGGTCCCTCGGCCGTACTGGGCCAGCAGGCCCGCGACGGCTTCCAGCTCGCCATGAAGGACCTCGGCGGCAAGCTCGGCGGCCGCGAGGCGGAAGTGATCATTGTCGACGACGAGCTGAAGCCCGACGTCGCCGTGACCAAGGTCAAGGGCCTGCTCGAGCGCGACAAGGTCGATTTCGTGGTCGGCCCCATCTTCTCGAACGTGGCCGTGGCGGTCCACAAGCCGATCGTCGATTCCAAGACCTTCTACATCAGCACCAATGCCGGCCCGTCCAACCTCGCGGGCAAGAGCTGCAACCCGTATTTCTTTGCGACCTCCTATCAGAACGACCAGAACCACGAGGTTCTCGGCAAGGTTGCCCAGGACCGCGGCTACAAGAAGGTCTATCTGCTGGCGCCCAACTATCAGGCTGGCAAGGACGCGCTGGCGGGCTTCAAGCGGCACTACAAGGGCGAGATCGTCGAGGAATCCTACGTTCCTCTCAACACCCTCGACTTCCAGTCGGAGCTCGCGAAGATCGCTTCCATGAAGCCCGACGCGATCTTCACCTTCATGCCGGGCGGCATGGGCGTGAACCTGGTCAAGCAGTACCGCGCTGCAGGCCTTGCCGACCGCATCCCGTTCCTGTCCGCCTTCACGGTGGACGAATCGGCCCTCCCCGCCCAGCAGGATGCGGCGGTCGGCATGTATGGCGGATCCAACTGGGCGCCGAACCTGGACACGCCTGAAAACAAGAAGTTCGTGAAGGACTACGAGGCCGCCTATAACAGCGTGCCGGGCTCCTATTCCATGCACGCCTATGATGCGGCCCTTCTGATCGACAGCGCCCTGAAGGCGACCGGCGGCAAGACCGACGACAAGGACGCCCTGCGCGCCGCCATCAAGAAGGCGGACTTCAAGTCTCTGCGCGGCGACTTCAAGTTCGGCTCGAACGGCTTCCCGATCCAGGACTTCTATCTGGTGAAGGTCGCCAAGCGTCCGGACGGCAAGTTCCAGACCGAGATCGAAGAGAAGGTGTTCGACGACTACACGGACGCCTATGCGAAGGAATGCGCGGCGACGAACTGA
- a CDS encoding alpha/beta hydrolase, whose amino-acid sequence MALADIDLEVEYNNRARVPDHPMHMAGWERDAAAYRAIAHCELDVAYGPGERHRLDLFHPPGGDAGGPLIVFIHGGYWQSFDKSSSSHLARGANERGFSVAVPSYDLAPHITLSGIVAEMETAADFLMHRTGRPLVVTGHSAGGHLTACLMARSPKALKRPIVAGMPISGLFDLVPLVSTSVNRALGLSVEEARRLSPIYATPPLDSRVVAVVGGAESDEYRRQTRAFAEQWGAMDASTRVIEVPDAHHFDVIAGLADPGDVLVETLVELAAGT is encoded by the coding sequence GTGGCTCTGGCGGATATCGACCTCGAGGTCGAGTACAACAACCGGGCACGGGTGCCTGACCATCCCATGCACATGGCCGGTTGGGAGCGGGATGCTGCCGCCTACCGCGCGATTGCCCACTGTGAGCTGGACGTGGCCTATGGGCCGGGCGAGCGGCACCGGCTCGACCTGTTCCACCCGCCGGGCGGGGATGCGGGCGGCCCGCTGATCGTGTTCATCCACGGTGGCTATTGGCAATCCTTCGACAAGTCTTCGTCGAGCCATCTGGCCCGCGGCGCCAACGAGCGGGGCTTCTCGGTGGCGGTGCCGAGCTACGACCTCGCGCCGCACATCACCCTGAGTGGCATCGTGGCCGAGATGGAGACGGCGGCCGATTTCCTCATGCACAGGACCGGACGACCTCTCGTGGTGACCGGGCACTCGGCCGGCGGACACCTGACAGCCTGTCTCATGGCGCGTAGCCCCAAGGCACTCAAGCGGCCCATCGTGGCCGGGATGCCGATCTCCGGCCTCTTCGACCTCGTGCCCCTCGTCTCGACCTCCGTCAACCGTGCGCTCGGCCTGAGCGTCGAAGAGGCCCGGCGCCTGAGCCCGATCTACGCGACGCCGCCCCTGGACAGCAGGGTGGTTGCCGTCGTCGGGGGAGCGGAAAGCGACGAGTACCGGCGACAGACGCGCGCCTTCGCAGAGCAATGGGGCGCCATGGATGCGTCGACGCGCGTCATCGAGGTGCCGGATGCGCACCATTTCGACGTCATTGCCGGTTTGGCCGATCCGGGCGATGTGCTGGTCGAGACGCTGGTGGAGCTCGCAGCCGGCACATGA
- a CDS encoding branched-chain amino acid ABC transporter permease: protein MTDLAQTRPAPFATRSPRIEPIPLILFAVFAATPFLAPMSGAEGYVLSLLTRVMILGLAAMSLDLILGYGALVSFGHAAFLGIGGYTVGILASNGAEDALVQIPVALAASAVFAAVTGAISLRTKGVYFIMITLAFGQMLFFLATSLASYGGDDGMTLSSRSLVAGTSFLKDDRAFYGFTLACLFGTYVLSRAIVASRFGRVLRGSRENPVRMEAIGFQPFRYQLLAYVISGMMAGLAGFLLANQAEFISPSFMTWQRSGELIFMVVLGGLGSLHGAIIGAAAFLLLEEFLPEILHAAGTMLSSDLQYRLVENWKMVFGPLLILIVLFARGGIMGLLGRGRPDRQEG, encoded by the coding sequence ATGACGGACCTCGCCCAGACGCGCCCTGCCCCCTTCGCCACCCGCTCGCCGCGGATCGAGCCGATTCCCCTCATCCTCTTCGCCGTCTTCGCCGCGACACCCTTTTTGGCGCCTATGTCAGGGGCGGAGGGCTATGTCCTGTCCCTCCTCACGCGGGTGATGATCCTCGGCCTTGCGGCCATGTCCCTCGACTTGATCCTCGGTTACGGGGCCCTTGTCAGCTTCGGCCACGCGGCCTTCCTGGGCATCGGCGGCTACACGGTGGGAATCCTGGCGAGCAACGGGGCGGAAGACGCCCTCGTGCAGATCCCGGTCGCGCTGGCGGCCTCCGCTGTCTTTGCAGCGGTCACGGGAGCGATCTCGCTGCGGACGAAGGGCGTCTATTTCATCATGATCACCCTGGCCTTCGGCCAGATGCTGTTCTTCCTCGCGACTTCGCTGGCCTCCTATGGAGGCGACGACGGCATGACGCTTTCGTCCCGCAGCCTGGTCGCTGGCACTTCCTTCCTCAAAGACGACCGTGCCTTCTACGGTTTCACCCTGGCGTGCCTCTTCGGCACTTACGTCCTGTCCCGCGCCATCGTCGCGTCCCGCTTCGGGCGCGTCCTGCGCGGCTCGCGGGAGAACCCGGTCCGCATGGAGGCGATCGGCTTCCAACCGTTCCGCTACCAGCTGTTGGCCTACGTGATCAGCGGCATGATGGCGGGTCTTGCGGGTTTCCTCCTGGCCAATCAGGCGGAGTTCATTAGCCCGTCCTTCATGACCTGGCAGCGCTCGGGCGAGTTGATCTTCATGGTAGTCCTCGGTGGGCTCGGAAGCCTGCACGGCGCCATCATCGGGGCCGCCGCCTTCCTGCTCCTCGAAGAATTCCTGCCGGAGATCCTCCACGCTGCCGGAACGATGCTGAGTTCCGACCTCCAGTACCGACTGGTCGAGAACTGGAAGATGGTCTTCGGCCCGCTCCTGATCCTCATCGTGCTCTTTGCCCGCGGCGGGATCATGGGCCTTCTCGGGCGAGGTCGCCCGGACCGACAGGAGGGCTGA
- a CDS encoding ABC transporter ATP-binding protein: MLFVRNLQASYGAAQVLFDVSLTVQTGEVVTLLGRNGMGKTTTIRSIMGLLRPRGGEVHFDGAAVTGLAPYRVAKTGIGLVPEGRQVFPTLTVEENLVATASARTGSRRWTLDAVYELFPRLKERRLNLGTQLSGGEQQMLAIGRALMTNPKLLILDEATEGLAPLIRAEIWDCLKRLRGERQSILVIDKNVNALAAFADRHVILEKGRTVWMGTSAELMADTSLKDRYLHV; the protein is encoded by the coding sequence ATGCTGTTCGTCCGCAATCTCCAGGCGTCCTATGGCGCCGCACAGGTCCTGTTCGATGTCTCGCTCACCGTGCAGACGGGAGAGGTTGTGACCTTGCTCGGGCGCAACGGCATGGGCAAGACCACCACGATCCGCTCCATCATGGGACTTCTGCGTCCTCGCGGCGGTGAGGTGCATTTCGATGGCGCCGCCGTCACGGGCCTTGCGCCCTACCGGGTCGCAAAGACCGGCATCGGCCTCGTTCCCGAGGGGCGGCAGGTCTTCCCGACCCTCACGGTGGAAGAGAATCTTGTGGCCACCGCTTCGGCCCGGACGGGCTCCCGGCGCTGGACCTTGGATGCGGTCTACGAACTCTTCCCCCGCCTGAAGGAGCGGCGCCTTAATCTTGGCACCCAGCTTTCCGGCGGGGAGCAGCAGATGCTCGCCATCGGCCGCGCCCTGATGACGAACCCCAAGCTCCTGATCCTCGACGAGGCGACCGAGGGACTTGCGCCACTCATTCGCGCCGAGATCTGGGACTGCCTGAAACGCCTGCGCGGGGAGCGCCAGTCCATCCTGGTGATCGACAAGAACGTGAACGCCCTCGCGGCCTTCGCGGACCGTCATGTCATCCTGGAAAAGGGCCGGACCGTCTGGATGGGCACCAGCGCCGAGCTGATGGCCGACACATCCCTGAAGGACCGGTATTTGCACGTGTGA
- a CDS encoding GreA/GreB family elongation factor, translating into MHRTVELPPITLATHDYNRLMSAAAMNRHRRTPRRDFLMSELRRAELCHPDELPEDVVSTNAKVTYRINGTGPRMSHVLVYPEDLFWPGAELSVMTPLGIALLGLRVGDRMPFRTGPNGPVHEVVVEDVRFRLLPREVGSEQDGPDPSGHSGSGNSREDLERRLDEALMETFPASDPVSVIVCRRA; encoded by the coding sequence ATGCACAGAACCGTTGAGTTGCCGCCGATCACGCTCGCAACGCACGACTACAACCGTCTCATGTCTGCCGCGGCCATGAACCGCCACCGGCGCACGCCGCGTCGCGATTTCCTGATGTCCGAGTTGCGGCGGGCGGAACTCTGCCATCCGGACGAGTTGCCGGAGGACGTGGTCTCGACCAACGCGAAGGTCACCTACCGGATCAACGGCACCGGACCGCGTATGTCGCACGTCCTGGTCTATCCCGAGGACCTGTTCTGGCCGGGGGCGGAATTGTCCGTCATGACCCCGCTGGGGATCGCCCTTCTCGGCCTTCGCGTGGGCGACCGCATGCCGTTCCGAACCGGTCCTAACGGGCCGGTGCACGAGGTGGTGGTGGAGGACGTTCGGTTCAGGCTTCTGCCGCGTGAAGTGGGGAGCGAGCAAGATGGGCCCGATCCGTCAGGTCACAGCGGGAGCGGCAACTCGCGTGAGGACCTTGAACGGCGGCTGGATGAGGCCCTGATGGAGACCTTCCCGGCCAGTGACCCGGTCTCGGTCATCGTCTGCCGACGTGCCTGA
- a CDS encoding ABC transporter ATP-binding protein: MTEPLLELRNLRKSYGALVVTDDVSLSVPAGEVHAIIGPNGAGKTTLIHQISGLASSVSGQILFAGQDITRLPMHERVKRGLARSFQITSILPGFSALENVALAVQARSGSSYRMVGNAARERQLNEPAMECLTLVGLGPRALVPAGLLSHGEKRQLELAIALATEPKLLLLDEPLAGTGHDESRRVVEVLQRLRSRTTILLIEHDMDAVFSLADRISVLVYGRLIATDVPEKIRTNPEVRSAYLGEEETV, encoded by the coding sequence ATGACCGAGCCGCTCCTCGAACTGCGCAACCTACGCAAGTCCTACGGCGCCCTCGTCGTCACTGACGACGTGAGCCTGTCCGTCCCGGCCGGAGAGGTCCATGCGATCATCGGCCCGAACGGGGCCGGCAAGACGACCCTGATTCACCAGATCTCGGGCCTGGCCTCGTCCGTCTCCGGCCAGATCCTGTTCGCCGGTCAGGACATCACCCGTCTGCCCATGCATGAGCGGGTAAAGCGCGGTCTGGCGCGCTCCTTCCAGATCACCTCCATTCTACCGGGCTTCAGCGCGCTGGAGAACGTGGCTCTCGCGGTTCAGGCCCGCTCCGGGTCGAGCTACCGCATGGTCGGGAATGCCGCGCGGGAGCGGCAGCTCAACGAGCCAGCCATGGAATGCCTGACCCTCGTCGGCCTTGGGCCGCGCGCCCTCGTTCCGGCGGGCCTCCTTTCCCATGGCGAGAAACGGCAGCTCGAACTCGCGATCGCGCTTGCGACAGAACCGAAGCTCTTGCTCCTTGACGAGCCGCTTGCCGGCACAGGCCACGATGAATCCCGGCGCGTCGTAGAGGTTCTGCAGCGTCTGCGCAGCCGTACGACGATCCTGCTCATCGAGCACGACATGGACGCGGTATTCTCCCTCGCGGATCGGATCAGCGTTCTCGTCTATGGACGCCTCATCGCCACGGACGTCCCGGAGAAGATCCGGACGAACCCCGAGGTTCGCTCGGCCTATCTCGGCGAGGAGGAGACGGTCTGA
- the rnk gene encoding nucleoside diphosphate kinase regulator, translating to MSQVNLPPITITAVDYDRLSWIATAGVNSQRYTVAEMLADELDRAMVAAPGSIRPDIVTMHSEVEYRDGVTGEVRRVTLVYPGEEDLDAGRISILTHIGAALIGLSEGQSIEWEGPTGGRRELTVRRVRFQPERMAGLEV from the coding sequence ATGAGCCAGGTGAATCTGCCTCCCATCACCATCACGGCGGTCGATTACGACAGGCTGTCGTGGATCGCGACCGCCGGCGTGAACAGCCAACGGTACACCGTCGCCGAAATGCTGGCTGACGAGCTCGACCGCGCGATGGTTGCGGCACCCGGTTCGATTCGCCCGGACATCGTGACGATGCATTCGGAGGTCGAGTACCGGGATGGGGTAACGGGCGAAGTTCGCCGCGTGACCTTGGTCTATCCGGGTGAGGAGGACCTGGATGCGGGGCGGATCTCGATTCTGACCCATATTGGCGCCGCTCTCATCGGCCTGTCGGAAGGACAGTCCATCGAGTGGGAGGGCCCGACCGGCGGGCGGCGTGAGCTGACAGTGCGAAGGGTCCGCTTCCAGCCCGAGCGAATGGCCGGCCTCGAGGTCTGA
- a CDS encoding ETC complex I subunit, whose translation MSARIYKPAKAATQSGLARTKQWLLVFEQDKPREIEPLMGWTSSGDTRQQLRLWFDTKEEAIAYAEREGIAYRVEEPQEVKRRTMSYSDNFKFNRVGPWTH comes from the coding sequence ATGTCCGCACGGATCTACAAGCCCGCCAAAGCCGCCACTCAATCCGGCCTTGCCCGCACCAAGCAATGGCTTCTGGTCTTCGAGCAGGACAAGCCGCGCGAGATCGAGCCCCTGATGGGCTGGACCAGCTCCGGCGACACCCGCCAGCAGCTCCGCCTTTGGTTCGATACCAAGGAAGAGGCGATCGCCTACGCCGAGCGGGAGGGAATCGCCTATCGCGTCGAGGAGCCCCAGGAGGTGAAGCGGCGCACCATGTCCTATTCGGACAACTTCAAGTTCAACCGGGTCGGCCCCTGGACCCATTGA
- a CDS encoding benzoate-CoA ligase family protein: protein MAHTAHVDTFARDNLPPQEQWPVFRHDRPELRYPERLNCAAAFLDRWVDEGRGHEPCLVSPSETLTYQELQGRVNRICNLLVDKLGFVPGNRVLLRSANNPMMVALYLAVLKAGGVVVATMPLLRAKEIAYPLNKAKIAIAFCDHRLADEMEKARALAPDLRHVVYWGSGAADGLEALLAEASPDFKAVDTAADDVCLIGFTSGTTGEPKGTMHFHRDMLAVCDAYAGNVLRAEQTDRFIGSPPLAFTFGLGGIVLFPMRIGASTVLLEKAGPDDLLPAIAQYRATICFTAPTAYRAMLPKLKDHDISSLRKCVSAGEPLPKDTFNAWKAATGINLMDGIGATEMLHIFIAAREEEIRPGSTGKPVPGYEAKIVDEEGRDLPPGSIGRLAMRGPTGCRYLADERQRKYVQNGWNISGDTYLMDEDGYFWYQARSDDMIVSSGYNIAGPEVEAALLTHPAVAECGVVGAPDDGRGMIVKAYVVLREGYTPSPELTKQLQDHVKAEIAPYKYPRAIEYMEKLPRTQTGKLQRFALRHFAETAQGAESSTGASGSQASAA from the coding sequence ATGGCGCACACGGCCCATGTCGACACTTTCGCGAGAGACAACCTTCCACCTCAGGAGCAATGGCCGGTCTTCCGTCACGACCGGCCCGAGCTTCGCTATCCGGAGCGTCTGAACTGTGCGGCCGCCTTCCTGGATCGCTGGGTGGACGAGGGCAGGGGCCACGAGCCCTGCCTCGTCAGTCCATCCGAGACGCTCACCTATCAGGAGCTGCAGGGGCGGGTGAACCGGATCTGCAATCTGCTCGTCGACAAGCTGGGCTTCGTGCCCGGCAACCGGGTGCTTCTCCGCTCCGCCAACAATCCCATGATGGTGGCGCTCTATCTGGCGGTGCTCAAGGCGGGCGGAGTCGTGGTTGCGACCATGCCGCTCCTGCGCGCCAAGGAGATCGCCTATCCGCTCAACAAGGCGAAGATAGCCATCGCGTTCTGCGACCATCGGCTGGCCGACGAGATGGAGAAGGCGAGGGCATTGGCGCCTGACCTTCGGCACGTCGTCTATTGGGGCTCCGGTGCGGCCGACGGGCTGGAGGCGCTCCTGGCGGAAGCCTCACCTGACTTTAAGGCCGTCGATACGGCGGCCGACGATGTCTGCCTCATCGGGTTCACGTCCGGAACGACGGGCGAGCCGAAAGGGACCATGCATTTCCACCGGGACATGCTGGCAGTGTGCGACGCGTATGCGGGAAATGTCCTGCGCGCCGAGCAGACCGACCGTTTCATCGGCTCGCCGCCGCTCGCCTTCACGTTCGGGCTCGGCGGCATCGTGCTGTTTCCCATGCGGATCGGCGCTTCCACGGTGCTCCTGGAGAAGGCGGGTCCCGACGACCTGTTGCCGGCCATCGCGCAATACCGGGCAACGATCTGCTTCACGGCGCCGACGGCTTATCGCGCCATGCTCCCGAAGCTGAAGGACCACGACATTTCCAGCCTGCGCAAATGCGTTTCCGCGGGCGAACCCCTTCCGAAAGACACCTTCAACGCCTGGAAGGCCGCGACCGGAATCAACCTCATGGACGGCATTGGCGCGACCGAGATGCTCCACATCTTCATCGCGGCGCGCGAGGAAGAGATTCGTCCAGGCTCCACCGGCAAGCCCGTGCCTGGATACGAGGCGAAGATCGTGGACGAAGAGGGTCGCGATCTTCCGCCCGGCTCCATCGGCCGCCTCGCCATGCGCGGCCCGACCGGCTGCCGCTATCTTGCGGACGAGCGGCAGCGAAAGTACGTCCAGAATGGCTGGAATATCAGCGGCGACACCTACCTCATGGATGAGGACGGCTACTTCTGGTACCAGGCCCGCTCCGACGACATGATCGTCTCGTCGGGCTACAATATCGCCGGCCCGGAGGTGGAGGCTGCCCTCCTGACCCATCCGGCCGTGGCCGAATGCGGTGTCGTCGGCGCGCCGGACGACGGCCGGGGAATGATCGTGAAGGCCTATGTGGTGCTGCGGGAAGGCTATACGCCGAGCCCCGAACTGACGAAGCAGCTCCAGGATCACGTGAAGGCCGAGATCGCCCCATACAAGTATCCCAGAGCCATCGAGTATATGGAAAAGCTGCCCCGGACCCAGACCGGCAAGCTGCAGCGCTTCGCCCTGCGCCATTTTGCCGAAACCGCCCAGGGAGCGGAGAGCTCGACGGGCGCGTCCGGCAGCCAGGCTTCGGCCGCTTGA
- a CDS encoding sensor domain-containing diguanylate cyclase gives MPSDHLHETDPPRLLRRPSSIQLLKGFIVLVCLAILGLEGWRDWSEHEGALEETETQMVNLARSLRQHAEDTFEMTDYALAAVVDLLQVDGTSPEALAHLHSILVNRVSLLPRLKEIGVYGPNGEWLTSSSQELVPDRANLNGRDFFIHHRNTLSRRAFFAPPERGRPLGERVTTISRRFNNPDGTFGGVVVASVDPSYFARFYSQFDIGRNGSISLVSTDGTLLSRFPFNGFVRDGNAPRTIAAERASRSPSGAFRFVSPIDGIDRVSGYDSGTYFPFVVVAAKSRDEALASWWSDVAHRGVGVGILVGSIGLLGWRLVIQSRRRENAEAKLAVLARTDGLTGLANRRCFDEQLAREWHRSIRDRTPLSLVIVDIDRFKRFNDVYGHQAGDNCLKTVAQAVSTVARRPADLPARYGGEEMVLLLPGTDAEGAAKVAERLRSAIEALALPHSGNAPKRVVTVSIGTATLHPGPEAPDRRYDSLVSLADHALYNAKRQGRNKVVTAGPENIAA, from the coding sequence TTGCCGAGCGACCATCTCCATGAGACCGATCCCCCGCGCCTGTTACGACGCCCGTCCTCCATCCAGCTCCTGAAAGGCTTCATCGTCCTCGTCTGCCTGGCCATCCTCGGCCTCGAAGGATGGCGGGACTGGAGCGAGCACGAGGGTGCGCTGGAGGAGACGGAGACCCAGATGGTCAACCTCGCGCGCTCGCTGAGGCAGCACGCGGAAGACACGTTCGAGATGACGGATTACGCGCTCGCCGCGGTGGTCGATCTCCTGCAGGTGGACGGCACCTCCCCTGAAGCGCTGGCCCATCTTCATTCCATCCTGGTCAACCGGGTTTCGCTCCTACCGCGTCTGAAGGAGATCGGCGTCTACGGCCCCAACGGGGAATGGCTCACCAGCTCGTCCCAGGAGCTGGTGCCGGACAGGGCAAACCTGAACGGGCGTGACTTCTTCATTCATCACCGGAATACGCTGAGCAGACGCGCCTTTTTTGCTCCCCCGGAGCGCGGCCGGCCGCTCGGCGAACGGGTCACGACGATTTCGCGCCGTTTCAACAATCCGGACGGTACGTTCGGCGGGGTTGTCGTCGCCAGCGTCGATCCCAGCTATTTCGCACGCTTCTATTCGCAGTTCGACATCGGGCGGAACGGCTCGATTTCGCTCGTCTCGACGGACGGGACGCTTCTGTCCCGCTTTCCTTTCAATGGCTTCGTTCGTGACGGCAATGCGCCAAGGACAATCGCTGCCGAGCGAGCGTCACGCTCCCCTTCGGGCGCCTTTCGCTTCGTCTCTCCCATCGATGGGATCGACCGGGTGAGCGGCTATGACAGCGGCACCTATTTCCCCTTTGTCGTCGTCGCGGCCAAGAGTCGGGATGAAGCCCTGGCCAGCTGGTGGTCGGATGTGGCGCACCGTGGCGTGGGCGTCGGGATTCTGGTCGGCTCCATCGGCCTTCTGGGCTGGCGGCTCGTCATCCAGTCCAGGCGGCGCGAGAATGCCGAGGCCAAGCTGGCCGTGCTCGCCAGGACGGACGGGTTGACCGGGCTCGCCAACCGCCGCTGCTTCGACGAGCAATTAGCGCGGGAATGGCACCGCTCCATCCGTGATCGGACGCCCTTGTCCCTGGTCATTGTGGACATCGACCGCTTCAAGCGATTCAACGACGTCTACGGCCATCAAGCGGGAGATAACTGCCTGAAAACGGTGGCGCAGGCTGTCAGCACGGTCGCCCGACGACCTGCAGACCTACCGGCCCGCTATGGGGGCGAGGAGATGGTCCTGCTTCTCCCGGGGACCGATGCCGAGGGAGCCGCCAAGGTGGCGGAACGGCTCCGTTCGGCCATCGAGGCCCTGGCCCTTCCCCACTCAGGCAACGCTCCGAAACGGGTGGTGACGGTGAGCATCGGAACTGCGACCCTTCATCCTGGGCCCGAGGCTCCGGACCGGCGCTATGACAGCCTGGTGTCACTGGCGGACCACGCCCTCTACAACGCAAAGCGCCAAGGCCGGAACAAGGTGGTGACGGCGGGCCCAGAGAATATCGCGGCCTGA